A part of Procambarus clarkii isolate CNS0578487 chromosome 21, FALCON_Pclarkii_2.0, whole genome shotgun sequence genomic DNA contains:
- the LOC123760665 gene encoding protein Asterix-like, with protein sequence MQTSNNSSDPRRVDKIVRYKPSAQGTPGAPGEDPTTDYMNVLGMIFSMCGLMMRLKWCAWVALYCSCISFANSRVNDDTKQMLSSFMLSISAVVMSYLQNPQPMTPPWSNI encoded by the exons ATGCAGACGTCAAACAACAGCTCTGACCCACGGAGAGTGGATAAGATTGTTAG GTACAAACCATCAGCACAAGGAACTCCAGGGGCCCCTGGTGAAGATCCAACTACTGACTACATGAATGTACTAGGCATGATCTTCAGCATGTGTGGTCTAATGATGAGA TTGAAGTGGTGTGCTTGGGTTGCGCTATACTGCTCCTGCATCAGCTTTGCCAACTCGAGAGTCAATGACGATACGAAACAAATGCTCAGCAGCTTCAT GTTGTCCATTTCTGCAGTTGTGATGTCCTACCTTCAAAACCCACAGCCAATGACACCTCCATGGTCCAATATATAA
- the LOC123760663 gene encoding globin D, coelomic, translating to MGGILSGLWGWIVPNSKVKAMTFPEEDDLGPGADVADPTTGLTLRHRTAMIRTWDLVRPDMKVHGVNFFLRLFQDEPIIQTRFKGFAGVPEAELRKSKRLVAHGTTVMMAITSMVDNLDDVSVLVELLKNTGANHKNRGIPREDFAKLFPVLLNFLRDSLGSAWTPKAEEGWKQACKVINAVIVSAYDSP from the exons ATGGGAGGTATTCTCAGTGGACTGTGGGGCTGGATCGTCCCCAACTCTAAG GTGAAGGCGATGACCTTCCCGGAAGAGGACGACCTTGGCCCTGGCGCAGACGTGGCCGACCCTACCACAGGCCTTACACTACGCCATCGCACAGCTATGATCAGGACCTGGGACCTGGTGCGACCTGACATGAAGGTCCATGGTGTCAACTTCTTCCTCAG ACTGTTCCAGGATGAACCAATCATACAGACCAGGTTTAAAGGGTTTGCCGGCGTACCAGAGGCAGAGCTGCGTAAGAGCAAGCGTCTTGTTGCTCATGGTACCACG GTAATGATGGCAATAACTAGCATGGTGGACAACTTGGATGATGTGTCAGTGTTGGTGGAGCTCCTCAAAAATACAGGTGCCAACCACAAGAATAGAGGAATACCCAGGGAAGACTTTGCG AAATTGTTCCCTGTGCTACTTAATTTTCTCCGAGATAGCCTGGGATCTGCATGGACACCAAAGGCTGAAGAGGGCTGGAAGCAGGCATGCAAAGTTATAAATGCTGTCATCGTTTCTGCATATGATAGCCCGTGA